The Syntrophobacterales bacterium genome includes a window with the following:
- a CDS encoding MltA domain-containing protein → MSYKPAMKTKIISLLLLLIAFLVLAGCQKRTPAVLTVQPTPPRDYYRLLPPGELALRKITDPGQIPDYTRACSDTDRLQEAIANSLNYLAKPSSKKFYPYGDITYDQAKSSLQELKKLIAARLSPQQMNAVLRERFDTYISVGCDDQGTVLFTGYYTPIFDGSPVRTDRFRYPLYKPPADLVKGADGTILGQRTPDGQFRKYPSREEIQKSNIMAGNELVWLGDPFEVYIVHVQGSAKIRLPDGQIETVAYAAHNGWEYQGIVQKMMADGKFANKNINLKAMIDYFKTHPEEIDKYVNKNPRFVFFRSQESEPRGSLNEPVIPFRTIATDKSIYPRAMFAFAAVELDSPVGFVLDQDTGGAIRAAGRCDVYMGVGDKAGELAGGTYREGSLYYLFIKPGDS, encoded by the coding sequence TTGTCTTATAAACCCGCCATGAAAACCAAAATTATTTCTTTATTGCTATTGTTGATTGCTTTTCTGGTTCTTGCCGGCTGCCAGAAACGCACCCCCGCAGTGCTGACGGTGCAGCCAACCCCCCCCAGGGATTACTATCGTCTCTTGCCGCCCGGGGAGCTGGCCCTGCGAAAGATTACCGATCCCGGCCAGATTCCCGACTACACGCGGGCCTGCTCTGATACCGACCGTCTGCAGGAAGCAATCGCCAACAGTCTGAACTATCTGGCAAAGCCTTCCAGCAAAAAGTTCTATCCTTATGGCGACATTACCTACGACCAGGCGAAAAGCAGCCTGCAGGAGCTGAAAAAGCTGATTGCGGCGAGATTGTCTCCGCAGCAGATGAACGCGGTTTTGCGGGAGCGATTCGACACGTATATTTCGGTCGGCTGCGATGACCAGGGAACCGTACTGTTTACGGGGTATTATACGCCTATTTTTGACGGTTCGCCGGTGCGCACCGACCGTTTCCGGTATCCCTTATATAAGCCGCCGGCCGATCTGGTAAAAGGGGCTGACGGGACAATTCTGGGCCAAAGGACTCCGGATGGCCAGTTCCGGAAATATCCAAGCAGGGAAGAGATACAAAAGTCCAATATCATGGCCGGCAATGAGCTGGTCTGGCTCGGCGACCCGTTTGAGGTTTATATAGTGCATGTGCAGGGTTCAGCCAAAATTCGCCTCCCGGACGGCCAGATCGAGACGGTTGCCTATGCCGCTCATAACGGCTGGGAATACCAGGGGATCGTGCAGAAAATGATGGCCGATGGCAAGTTTGCCAATAAAAATATCAACCTCAAGGCGATGATTGATTATTTTAAGACCCATCCTGAGGAAATTGATAAGTATGTAAATAAAAACCCCCGCTTTGTCTTCTTCCGGTCTCAGGAAAGCGAGCCCCGGGGTTCGCTCAATGAGCCGGTAATCCCCTTCCGCACGATTGCGACGGATAAATCCATTTACCCGCGGGCGATGTTTGCCTTTGCCGCGGTTGAGCTGGACAGTCCCGTCGGGTTTGTTCTGGATCAGGATACAGGCGGGGCGATCCGGGCCGCGGGCCGCTGCGATGTCTATATGGGGGTCGGCGACAAGGCCGGAGAACTTGCCGGCGGGACATACCGCGAGGGGAGTCTTTATTATCTGTTCATCAAGCCGGGTGATTCCTAA
- a CDS encoding DEAD/DEAH box helicase family protein gives MANRNKKINITRGSAVAPSTLLNLHDLVEQAAFAWIAQEKANTQSLPGQIATHLERNGKLRLPQRQAIEVFLWLKFVGRNRSLGDIVRSGALQSLAEPQPALCGNATAEVLYRFAQVNELPKLAAMVKDDPLSCRTNWDVFLNALLHDFTYPNYLFSLPMGAGKTYLMAAFIYLDLHFARLHPHDPRFSRNFVVFAPQASKTAILPSLQTIRNFDPSWVLPASDAAELRRHVHFEILDSQSSKRRDKLHGNNPNLEKVNRLTQTSDFGLIFITNAEKVVMEKLSPEDQQTADPSSLFYDEKKATEVVKINALREKLSQIPGLSVILDEAHHFFSSSGDDEKKLKLAVDILNQHGHVCTVLGFSGTPYLKHQVPFADSKVKLSQIQLIVYHYSLADGIGRFLKAPRVIGQNMAGDQFVSAALTSFFNDYDRIYPGGTPSKIAFYCPSIEKLNTEILPAVDAWYAAHRPGREDAEIFRFYRGVKKTQKQWALPKDSEAIFHNLDQPHIGKRVILLVAIGTEGWDCKSLTAVALPRRETTKNFVLQTTCRCLREVVSAKDETALIALGEGNYETLDKELKENYALSIADLQIHAEQAINVLIRKPRLGRVRFRNIRRRYTIVREERAGDSAAQLDSFDFGMFKTRYPFTPTVTEASVGKRGLSNERTDILDAAAVQHPFGYGDFLAALARASWGRFSEADLTEKHDAALRGICAQIRDQLGWLALHPTLALDEVMAFTASLLMEDIRVTHEDVEEEVEIELLDWRMDPPPSIPYAGGLFLPSFTAAELPTLNKRPNYLEDRIEDYSLDPGDVTFNYAPYDFASRYEAAALRDLTKLADLRGLEFYYNGYRSGALQSLVIRTPYGNYTPDFLILKRNQAKPYRRQPDYAPDADAGRIDRVLILETKGKKFYDADFKAKEKFVNDVFLKHNPHFRYRCFVDDDDNNFSRHLEDVKKEIWNL, from the coding sequence ATGGCAAATAGAAACAAAAAGATAAACATCACACGCGGGAGTGCCGTCGCCCCGTCCACCTTGCTGAATCTGCACGACCTTGTTGAACAGGCTGCCTTCGCGTGGATCGCGCAGGAGAAAGCCAATACTCAGTCGTTGCCCGGCCAGATTGCCACGCATCTCGAAAGGAACGGCAAGCTTCGCCTGCCGCAACGCCAGGCGATTGAAGTCTTCCTATGGCTTAAGTTTGTCGGCCGCAATCGCTCTTTGGGCGACATTGTTCGCTCCGGCGCGCTTCAGAGTCTCGCCGAACCACAGCCGGCTCTGTGCGGAAACGCCACCGCCGAGGTTCTCTACCGGTTTGCCCAAGTCAATGAATTGCCGAAGCTTGCCGCAATGGTGAAGGACGATCCCCTCAGTTGCCGAACGAACTGGGACGTTTTTCTCAATGCCTTGCTCCACGATTTTACGTACCCGAACTACCTGTTCAGCTTGCCGATGGGCGCCGGAAAGACGTACCTGATGGCCGCGTTCATTTATCTGGATTTGCACTTTGCGCGACTGCATCCCCATGATCCCCGATTCTCCCGCAACTTCGTTGTCTTCGCCCCGCAAGCGTCGAAAACAGCGATCCTGCCGTCCCTGCAAACCATACGGAACTTTGATCCGTCATGGGTTCTGCCCGCCAGTGATGCCGCCGAATTGCGCCGCCATGTGCATTTCGAGATTCTGGACAGCCAGAGCTCCAAGCGCCGGGACAAACTCCACGGCAACAACCCCAATCTGGAGAAGGTAAATCGCCTTACGCAAACCAGCGATTTCGGGTTGATATTCATCACCAACGCCGAAAAAGTCGTCATGGAGAAACTCTCTCCGGAAGACCAGCAGACAGCCGACCCAAGCAGCCTGTTCTACGACGAGAAGAAGGCGACAGAAGTCGTCAAGATCAACGCCCTTCGCGAAAAACTCTCACAGATTCCCGGGCTTTCGGTCATCCTCGATGAAGCGCATCACTTCTTCAGCAGTTCCGGCGATGACGAAAAAAAGCTGAAACTGGCGGTGGATATACTCAACCAGCACGGTCATGTCTGCACCGTACTGGGATTCTCCGGCACCCCCTACCTCAAACATCAAGTGCCTTTTGCCGATTCAAAAGTGAAACTCAGTCAGATCCAGCTTATCGTCTATCACTATTCCCTCGCCGACGGCATCGGCCGTTTCCTGAAGGCGCCCCGGGTCATCGGGCAGAACATGGCAGGCGACCAGTTTGTCAGCGCCGCCCTGACGAGTTTTTTCAACGATTACGACCGCATCTATCCCGGCGGCACGCCCAGCAAGATCGCCTTCTATTGCCCGAGCATTGAGAAGTTGAATACCGAGATCCTGCCCGCCGTGGACGCCTGGTACGCCGCCCACCGGCCCGGCCGTGAAGACGCGGAGATTTTCCGTTTCTACCGGGGTGTGAAGAAGACGCAGAAGCAATGGGCTCTCCCGAAAGACTCGGAGGCGATCTTCCACAATCTGGATCAGCCCCATATCGGCAAGCGGGTTATTCTTCTGGTCGCGATCGGCACGGAGGGCTGGGACTGCAAGAGCCTGACCGCCGTTGCCCTGCCGCGCCGCGAAACGACCAAGAACTTTGTTCTACAGACCACCTGCCGCTGTCTGCGTGAAGTGGTATCGGCAAAGGACGAAACCGCCCTCATCGCCCTCGGCGAAGGGAACTACGAGACGCTCGACAAGGAATTGAAGGAGAACTACGCGCTTTCCATCGCCGACCTGCAGATCCATGCCGAACAGGCGATCAACGTTCTTATCCGCAAACCGCGGCTGGGCCGGGTTCGCTTCCGGAACATTCGCCGCCGTTACACCATTGTCCGGGAAGAGCGGGCGGGAGACAGCGCCGCTCAATTAGACAGTTTCGATTTCGGGATGTTCAAGACCCGTTATCCCTTTACGCCGACCGTCACGGAAGCCTCGGTTGGCAAACGCGGACTGTCGAACGAACGCACCGACATCCTTGACGCTGCCGCCGTTCAGCACCCGTTCGGGTATGGTGATTTCCTGGCCGCACTGGCCCGCGCCTCCTGGGGCCGATTCTCCGAAGCCGACTTGACCGAGAAGCACGACGCCGCCTTACGCGGCATTTGCGCCCAGATTCGGGACCAACTCGGGTGGCTCGCGCTCCATCCCACCCTGGCGCTGGACGAAGTCATGGCCTTTACCGCCTCTCTCCTGATGGAAGATATCCGCGTCACCCACGAAGATGTGGAAGAAGAAGTCGAAATCGAACTACTCGACTGGCGCATGGACCCGCCCCCATCCATCCCTTACGCGGGCGGCCTGTTTCTGCCGTCGTTCACCGCCGCCGAGTTGCCCACGCTGAACAAACGGCCCAACTACCTCGAAGACCGGATCGAGGATTATTCGCTTGACCCCGGCGACGTAACCTTCAACTACGCGCCCTATGACTTCGCTTCCCGGTACGAAGCGGCGGCGCTGCGCGACCTGACGAAACTCGCCGACCTGCGCGGGTTGGAGTTTTACTATAACGGTTACCGCAGCGGCGCGCTTCAGTCTTTGGTGATTCGCACCCCCTACGGGAACTACACGCCTGATTTTCTCATTCTCAAGCGCAACCAGGCTAAGCCCTACCGCCGGCAGCCGGACTATGCCCCGGACGCGGACGCCGGCCGGATTGACCGCGTCCTGATCCTCGAAACGAAGGGAAAGAAGTTCTACGACGCGGACTTCAAAGCCAAGGAAAAGTTCGTCAACGACGTCTTCCTGAAGCACAACCCGCACTTTCGGTATCGCTGTTTTGTGGACGATGACGACAACAACTTTTCCCGCCACCTTGAGGACGTGAAGAAGGAGATATGGAACCTATGA
- a CDS encoding site-specific DNA-methyltransferase encodes MIKPPYQPLPYTISPARGQALLSFPGRRMPDHLPLYETVAVEEVRPASSELLPGMEQVSTVVGPNLLLHGDALSACAYLKANNIKVDLFYIDPPFASGANYAKKIFLRNGKKNGETAVDGSDSAIGEEIMYGDIWQKEDYLNWLYERLLAMREVMNETASIYVHLDWHIGHYVKVLLDEVLGEDNFLNEIVWKRFNFHADANKFGIVHESIFLYACGEDYLFNKIHTPIPQSYIDSHFTGRDPDNRIFSLDNPTAPAHGHEGQPLKFGDKVIAPPSGAMWRYSQANVNKFMEEGRIVFTGTGMPRVKRYLDELPGIAVHSLWTDIDSVNSQADERYDYTTQKPEALLERIINASSNSGMTVADFFSGSGTTAAVAHKLGRRFIACDIGLNAIQTTRDRLVAAGASFDILKIQDGIRLFRNPAQTMAKIFSLVEGFKKREELELGEFWDGGLPGASGRYIPLKFVGLHERLTPALLDVYLEEIYQLESDDRAEGVRILYAHRDLEVDQGCVDKRLRESGKTQLKVELVSLNQLLDKKAASLFTPDSAVVEVQPVGRGRWEVNVKQYFSPYLKAKIDEFNAKRGKRSGMNLLEENGNGGENGNGNGGENGNGNGESDTNGGQTAKPSVPFHAVKISDTGLELIEAIQFDTALRDDGVWVSNPALEDKAGPKEKIKGRYALPTSNFRIKFRNIAGDEMIWNASSAAASIEPARQKKAKQVQKKEN; translated from the coding sequence ATGATCAAGCCACCCTATCAACCCCTGCCATACACCATCAGCCCGGCGCGCGGACAGGCGCTGCTCAGTTTCCCGGGCCGCCGCATGCCCGATCATCTGCCGCTCTATGAGACAGTTGCGGTGGAGGAAGTCCGTCCGGCCTCCAGCGAGCTGCTCCCCGGCATGGAGCAGGTTTCGACCGTTGTCGGCCCGAATCTCCTCCTGCACGGCGACGCACTTTCCGCCTGCGCTTACCTGAAGGCCAACAACATCAAGGTGGACCTTTTCTACATTGACCCGCCCTTCGCCAGCGGCGCGAACTATGCGAAGAAAATATTCTTGCGGAACGGGAAGAAAAACGGTGAGACCGCAGTCGATGGCAGCGATAGCGCCATCGGCGAAGAAATCATGTATGGGGACATCTGGCAGAAGGAGGATTACCTCAACTGGCTTTACGAACGTCTGCTGGCCATGCGCGAGGTGATGAACGAAACAGCGTCCATCTATGTCCATCTCGATTGGCATATCGGACACTACGTGAAGGTTCTATTGGATGAGGTGCTTGGCGAAGACAATTTCCTTAACGAAATCGTATGGAAACGATTTAACTTTCATGCAGACGCGAACAAGTTCGGTATTGTTCACGAAAGCATCTTTCTCTATGCCTGCGGAGAAGACTATCTTTTCAACAAAATCCACACACCTATTCCACAATCCTATATTGACAGTCATTTCACCGGGCGTGACCCAGACAACCGGATTTTCAGTTTAGACAACCCGACCGCTCCTGCTCATGGCCACGAAGGCCAGCCTCTCAAATTTGGAGATAAAGTGATTGCGCCTCCATCCGGAGCTATGTGGCGCTACAGCCAGGCAAACGTTAATAAGTTCATGGAGGAAGGGCGCATTGTTTTCACGGGAACCGGTATGCCAAGGGTGAAACGATACCTTGATGAGTTGCCCGGAATTGCAGTTCACAGTTTGTGGACAGATATTGATTCAGTGAACTCACAAGCAGACGAACGTTACGATTACACAACGCAAAAACCCGAGGCTTTGCTGGAACGGATCATCAACGCATCTTCCAACTCCGGCATGACCGTGGCGGACTTCTTCAGCGGCAGCGGCACCACCGCGGCCGTAGCGCACAAACTGGGCCGCCGTTTTATCGCCTGCGACATTGGCCTCAATGCCATTCAGACGACCCGCGACCGACTTGTTGCCGCCGGCGCATCTTTCGACATCCTGAAAATTCAGGATGGCATTCGCCTTTTCCGCAACCCGGCGCAGACAATGGCGAAGATATTCAGTCTCGTCGAAGGGTTCAAAAAGCGCGAGGAACTGGAGCTTGGCGAGTTCTGGGACGGCGGCTTGCCGGGAGCGTCGGGGCGCTACATCCCGCTCAAGTTCGTCGGCCTCCACGAACGCCTCACGCCCGCGCTGCTGGACGTGTACCTGGAGGAGATCTATCAGCTCGAATCCGACGACCGCGCCGAGGGTGTGCGGATTCTCTATGCCCACCGCGACCTGGAAGTGGATCAGGGGTGCGTCGATAAACGGCTTCGGGAAAGCGGGAAGACGCAACTCAAGGTGGAGTTGGTCAGTCTCAACCAGCTCCTCGACAAGAAGGCCGCCAGCCTCTTCACCCCGGACAGTGCCGTTGTGGAGGTCCAACCCGTCGGTAGAGGCCGCTGGGAAGTCAACGTGAAACAGTATTTCAGCCCCTATCTCAAGGCCAAGATTGACGAGTTTAACGCCAAGCGTGGCAAACGCAGCGGCATGAATCTGCTGGAGGAAAACGGCAACGGCGGCGAGAACGGAAACGGCAACGGCGGCGAGAACGGAAATGGAAACGGCGAGAGCGACACGAACGGCGGGCAGACCGCCAAACCATCTGTCCCCTTCCATGCAGTGAAAATCAGCGATACCGGCCTGGAACTCATCGAAGCCATTCAATTCGATACCGCGCTTCGGGACGACGGCGTGTGGGTCAGCAATCCCGCGCTGGAAGACAAGGCCGGCCCGAAGGAAAAGATCAAAGGCCGCTACGCCTTGCCGACCAGCAATTTCCGCATCAAGTTCCGGAACATCGCCGGCGACGAGATGATTTGGAATGCCAGTTCTGCGGCTGCTTCTATTGAACCTGCACGTCAAAAAAAAGCAAAACAAGTGCAGAAGAAAGAGAATTAG